The Apostichopus japonicus isolate 1M-3 chromosome 6, ASM3797524v1, whole genome shotgun sequence genome contains a region encoding:
- the LOC139968988 gene encoding tolloid-like protein 1 isoform X2: MDYRRILSSVFLFVLSIFVCPETVQTFDQGYVHSIYASEIENLASACNAVGYIGDIALTDEDYRYYTQESENLQDERQSSQLKGDTGVVTEAPTREDEEELHSRVRRAVTSRRERKWPNGVIPYLIDANFTGSQRAIFKQAMRHWENYTCLTFLERNPVVHPNYIVFTYEPCGCCSFVGMKGDGPQSVSIGKNCDKFGVVVHELGHAIGFWHEHTRPDRDEHVSIIRQNIQGGQEYNFEKLDRSEVNSLNESYDYQSIMHYARNTFSRGLWLDTVVPLQHTEEGAVPDIGQRKHLSPGDVVQANKLYSCPACGRTFIESNGNFTYPLQRDAANIADECIWRISVTPGETIRLTISSLDMVGSKNCWYDYIVVRDGHWEFSPVLGQFCGGNAPAPIVSTRNRLWVKMKKSTHPFSLGFSAKYEAICGGNITRRERGVIQSPNYPDYYSSNKECIWVITIRNRNRRGYQVGLRFNSFDVERHDNCIYDYVEVRDGSDIDSPLLGRFCGYTMLPDDLKSTGNTISVKFVSDSSVNKAGFSAEFFQEIDECADNDGGCEHACINTVGSYRCECNPGFTLMRDGLGCEKACGGLKTSLQGNISTPQYPNMYPRDKNCIWKISAPSSYHISLQFRDFQLEGTELCKYDFVEIRGGFSPDADRIGNRLCGSDIPETVTSPSNTLYIQFKSDSTVSKKGFFATFFADMDECENNNGECQHTCINTLGSYMCTCRNGFTLHENGHDCKESKCQKEITDVSGVITSPNFPDNYPKRKQCSWHIIATPGHRVELDFDEFDLEAHQECAYDHVRIYDGDSDERLGLGTFCGHHLPDDILSSGNHMFISFYSDASVSRPGFSARHRTVCGGTLMATHGQLSLYSHAELSDGNYPSQADCLWTIIAPQGWTIRFWFVLFDIELETECGYDYVEIEEGFETLGKYCGERLPPDIVTSGDELTIHFVSDDTIHRKGFHAKYQLDDEIVYDLPNE, encoded by the exons TTGGTTACATTGGAGATATAGCACTTACGGATGAAGATTATAGGTACTATACCCAAGAATCAGAAAATTTACAAGATGAGAGGCAGTCATCCCAGCTAAAGGGTGACACAGGGGTGGTAACTGAAGCACCAACTCGTGAAG ACGAAGAAGAACTTCACTCCAGGGTCCGCAGAGCTGTCACTTCAAGACGAGAGCGGAAGTGGCCAAATGGAGTTATACCTTATCTCATAGATGCCAATTTCACAG GATCACAGCGAGCAATATTTAAGCAGGCCATGAGACACTGGGAGAATTATACCTGCCTTACATTCTTGGAGAGAAATCCAGTCGTCCACCCTAACTACATTGTATTCACGTATGAACCATGCGG GTGTTGCTCGTTCGTCGGGATGAAGGGCGACGGTCCTCAGTCTGTCTCCATCGGGAAGAATTGTGACAAATTTGGAGTGGTCGTTCACGAACTGGGTCACGCCATCGGGTTTTGGCACGAGCACACCAGGCCCGACCGAGACGAACACGTCTCTATCATTCGACAGAATATCCAAGGAG GCCAAGAGTACAACTTTGAGAAATTGGATCGCTCAGAGGTGAATTCCTTGAACGAGTCCTACGACTATCAAAGCATCATGCACTATGCACGTAACACCTTCTCTCGTGGTCTCTGGTTGGACACGGTCGTTCCTCTGCAGCACACCGAAGAAGGGGCAGTACCTGACATTGGGCAGAGGAAGCATCTCAGTCCGGGGGATGTTGTACAAGCCAATAAACTCTATTCTTGCCCAG cCTGTGGTAGGACGTTCATAGAATCAAATGGTAATTTCACCTATCCTTTGCAACGAGATGCAGCAAATATAGCAGATGAATGTATATGGCGAATAAGTGTTACGCCAGGCGAAACGATACGATTAACTATCTCCTCCTTGGACATGGTCGGAAGCAAGAACTGCTGGTATGATTACATCGTGGTGAGAGACGGCCATTGGGAATTTTCACCAGTGCTCG GACAATTCTGTGGAGGTAATGCCCCAGCTCCCATCGTTTCTACACGCAATAGACTGTGGGTCAAGATGAAGAAGTCCACTCACCCATTTAGTTTGGGATTTTCTGCAAAGTATGAAG CAATCTGTGGAGGTAACATCACCAGAAGGGAGAGAGGAGTCATTCAGAGTCCAAATTATCCGGACTATTATAGCTCCAACAAGGAATGTATCTGGGTCATCACGATAAGAAACAGAAACAGACGGGGCTACCAAGTCGGACTCAGATTTAATTCTTTTGAT GTGGAACGACACGATAATTGCATTTACGACTACGTGGAGGTTCGAGACGGTAGCGACATCGATTCTCCCTTACTGGGGCGTTTCTGTGGGTACACCATGCTTCCGGATGACCTCAAATCCACGGGCAATACCATCAGTGTCAAGTTCGTCTCTGACAGTTCAGTGAACAAGGCTGGATTCTCCGCAGAGTTCTTTCAAG AGATTGATGAGTGTGCTGACAATGATGGAGGCTGTGAACACGCATGCATCAACACTGTAGGGAGCTATCGATGTGAATGTAACCCAGGGTTTACTCTTATGCGGGATGGTCTCGGATGTGAAA AGGCTTGTGGAGGACTAAAGACATCCCTACAGGGTAACATTAGCACCCCTCAGTACCCAAACATGTACCCAAGGGATAAGAATTGTATATGGAAGATTTCAGCTCCATCAAGTTACCATATATCATTGCAATTCAGAGACTTTCAGTTAGAAGGGACTGAG CTCTGTAAATATGACTTTGTTGAGATCCGCGGTGGATTCTCTCCGGATGCCGATCGTATCGGTAACAGGCTATGTGGTAGCGATATTCCAGAAACGGTTACATCTCCATCCAACACGCTATACATCCAATTTAAGTCTGACAGTACCGTCTCCAAGAAAGGCTTCTTTGCTACTTTCTTTGCAG ATATGGATGAATGTGAAAATAACAACGGGGAGTGTCAGCACACGTGTATTAATACTCTAGGCAGCTACATGTGTACATGCCGTAACGGCTTCACTCTCCACGAAAACGGCCACGACTGTAAGGAAT CCAAATGCCAGAAAGAAATTACTGATGTCTCAGGAGTGATAACGAGTCCAAACTTCCCCGACAACTATCCAAAGAGGAAGCAATGCAGCTGGCACATCATCGCAACGCCTGGACACAGAGTAGAGCTC GACTTTGATGAATTTGATTTGGAAGCTCACCAAGAATGTGCGTACGATCACGTGAGAATATATGATGGAGATTCAGACGAACGGCTCGGCCTAGGTACATTCTGTGGACATCACCTCCCCGACGACATCCTATCCAGTGGCAATCACATGTTTATCTCATTTTACTCAGATGCTTCGGTGTCAAGACCTGGTTTCTCTGCTAGACACAGAACTG TGTGTGGTGGAACTCTCATGGCTACCCATGGCCAACTTTCACTCTATTCTCATGCAGAGCTTAGCGATGGGAATTACCCAAGCCAG GCTGACTGTTTGTGGACGATCATTGCACCCCAGGGTTGGACAATCAGGTTCTGGTTTGTGCTATTTGACATCGAACTGGAGACAGAATGCGGTTACGACTACGTCGAAATTGAGGAAGGTTTTGAAACCCTCGGAAAGTATTGTGGGGAAAGG
- the LOC139968988 gene encoding tolloid-like protein 1 isoform X1 yields the protein MDYRRILSSVFLFVLSIFVCPETVQTFDQGYVHSIYASEIENLASACNAVGYIGDIALTDEDYRYYTQESENLQDERQSSQLKGDTGVVTEAPTREDEEELHSRVRRAVTSRRERKWPNGVIPYLIDANFTGSQRAIFKQAMRHWENYTCLTFLERNPVVHPNYIVFTYEPCGCCSFVGMKGDGPQSVSIGKNCDKFGVVVHELGHAIGFWHEHTRPDRDEHVSIIRQNIQGGQEYNFEKLDRSEVNSLNESYDYQSIMHYARNTFSRGLWLDTVVPLQHTEEGAVPDIGQRKHLSPGDVVQANKLYSCPACGRTFIESNGNFTYPLQRDAANIADECIWRISVTPGETIRLTISSLDMVGSKNCWYDYIVVRDGHWEFSPVLGQFCGGNAPAPIVSTRNRLWVKMKKSTHPFSLGFSAKYEAICGGNITRRERGVIQSPNYPDYYSSNKECIWVITIRNRNRRGYQVGLRFNSFDVERHDNCIYDYVEVRDGSDIDSPLLGRFCGYTMLPDDLKSTGNTISVKFVSDSSVNKAGFSAEFFQEIDECADNDGGCEHACINTVGSYRCECNPGFTLMRDGLGCEKACGGLKTSLQGNISTPQYPNMYPRDKNCIWKISAPSSYHISLQFRDFQLEGTELCKYDFVEIRGGFSPDADRIGNRLCGSDIPETVTSPSNTLYIQFKSDSTVSKKGFFATFFADMDECENNNGECQHTCINTLGSYMCTCRNGFTLHENGHDCKECKYHANGTCIEAKCQKEITDVSGVITSPNFPDNYPKRKQCSWHIIATPGHRVELDFDEFDLEAHQECAYDHVRIYDGDSDERLGLGTFCGHHLPDDILSSGNHMFISFYSDASVSRPGFSARHRTVCGGTLMATHGQLSLYSHAELSDGNYPSQADCLWTIIAPQGWTIRFWFVLFDIELETECGYDYVEIEEGFETLGKYCGERLPPDIVTSGDELTIHFVSDDTIHRKGFHAKYQLDDEIVYDLPNE from the exons TTGGTTACATTGGAGATATAGCACTTACGGATGAAGATTATAGGTACTATACCCAAGAATCAGAAAATTTACAAGATGAGAGGCAGTCATCCCAGCTAAAGGGTGACACAGGGGTGGTAACTGAAGCACCAACTCGTGAAG ACGAAGAAGAACTTCACTCCAGGGTCCGCAGAGCTGTCACTTCAAGACGAGAGCGGAAGTGGCCAAATGGAGTTATACCTTATCTCATAGATGCCAATTTCACAG GATCACAGCGAGCAATATTTAAGCAGGCCATGAGACACTGGGAGAATTATACCTGCCTTACATTCTTGGAGAGAAATCCAGTCGTCCACCCTAACTACATTGTATTCACGTATGAACCATGCGG GTGTTGCTCGTTCGTCGGGATGAAGGGCGACGGTCCTCAGTCTGTCTCCATCGGGAAGAATTGTGACAAATTTGGAGTGGTCGTTCACGAACTGGGTCACGCCATCGGGTTTTGGCACGAGCACACCAGGCCCGACCGAGACGAACACGTCTCTATCATTCGACAGAATATCCAAGGAG GCCAAGAGTACAACTTTGAGAAATTGGATCGCTCAGAGGTGAATTCCTTGAACGAGTCCTACGACTATCAAAGCATCATGCACTATGCACGTAACACCTTCTCTCGTGGTCTCTGGTTGGACACGGTCGTTCCTCTGCAGCACACCGAAGAAGGGGCAGTACCTGACATTGGGCAGAGGAAGCATCTCAGTCCGGGGGATGTTGTACAAGCCAATAAACTCTATTCTTGCCCAG cCTGTGGTAGGACGTTCATAGAATCAAATGGTAATTTCACCTATCCTTTGCAACGAGATGCAGCAAATATAGCAGATGAATGTATATGGCGAATAAGTGTTACGCCAGGCGAAACGATACGATTAACTATCTCCTCCTTGGACATGGTCGGAAGCAAGAACTGCTGGTATGATTACATCGTGGTGAGAGACGGCCATTGGGAATTTTCACCAGTGCTCG GACAATTCTGTGGAGGTAATGCCCCAGCTCCCATCGTTTCTACACGCAATAGACTGTGGGTCAAGATGAAGAAGTCCACTCACCCATTTAGTTTGGGATTTTCTGCAAAGTATGAAG CAATCTGTGGAGGTAACATCACCAGAAGGGAGAGAGGAGTCATTCAGAGTCCAAATTATCCGGACTATTATAGCTCCAACAAGGAATGTATCTGGGTCATCACGATAAGAAACAGAAACAGACGGGGCTACCAAGTCGGACTCAGATTTAATTCTTTTGAT GTGGAACGACACGATAATTGCATTTACGACTACGTGGAGGTTCGAGACGGTAGCGACATCGATTCTCCCTTACTGGGGCGTTTCTGTGGGTACACCATGCTTCCGGATGACCTCAAATCCACGGGCAATACCATCAGTGTCAAGTTCGTCTCTGACAGTTCAGTGAACAAGGCTGGATTCTCCGCAGAGTTCTTTCAAG AGATTGATGAGTGTGCTGACAATGATGGAGGCTGTGAACACGCATGCATCAACACTGTAGGGAGCTATCGATGTGAATGTAACCCAGGGTTTACTCTTATGCGGGATGGTCTCGGATGTGAAA AGGCTTGTGGAGGACTAAAGACATCCCTACAGGGTAACATTAGCACCCCTCAGTACCCAAACATGTACCCAAGGGATAAGAATTGTATATGGAAGATTTCAGCTCCATCAAGTTACCATATATCATTGCAATTCAGAGACTTTCAGTTAGAAGGGACTGAG CTCTGTAAATATGACTTTGTTGAGATCCGCGGTGGATTCTCTCCGGATGCCGATCGTATCGGTAACAGGCTATGTGGTAGCGATATTCCAGAAACGGTTACATCTCCATCCAACACGCTATACATCCAATTTAAGTCTGACAGTACCGTCTCCAAGAAAGGCTTCTTTGCTACTTTCTTTGCAG ATATGGATGAATGTGAAAATAACAACGGGGAGTGTCAGCACACGTGTATTAATACTCTAGGCAGCTACATGTGTACATGCCGTAACGGCTTCACTCTCCACGAAAACGGCCACGACTGTAAGGAATGTAAGTACCACGCCAATGGTACTTGTATTGAAG CCAAATGCCAGAAAGAAATTACTGATGTCTCAGGAGTGATAACGAGTCCAAACTTCCCCGACAACTATCCAAAGAGGAAGCAATGCAGCTGGCACATCATCGCAACGCCTGGACACAGAGTAGAGCTC GACTTTGATGAATTTGATTTGGAAGCTCACCAAGAATGTGCGTACGATCACGTGAGAATATATGATGGAGATTCAGACGAACGGCTCGGCCTAGGTACATTCTGTGGACATCACCTCCCCGACGACATCCTATCCAGTGGCAATCACATGTTTATCTCATTTTACTCAGATGCTTCGGTGTCAAGACCTGGTTTCTCTGCTAGACACAGAACTG TGTGTGGTGGAACTCTCATGGCTACCCATGGCCAACTTTCACTCTATTCTCATGCAGAGCTTAGCGATGGGAATTACCCAAGCCAG GCTGACTGTTTGTGGACGATCATTGCACCCCAGGGTTGGACAATCAGGTTCTGGTTTGTGCTATTTGACATCGAACTGGAGACAGAATGCGGTTACGACTACGTCGAAATTGAGGAAGGTTTTGAAACCCTCGGAAAGTATTGTGGGGAAAGG